GCTCTTGATATTAACACCGAGTACATTGCAGTGCACGATGCGGCTCGTCCTATAATCACAAAACCATGGCTTAAAGATATTTTTTCGCATGCAGTAAAAAACAAATCGGCTGTGCCGGTTGTTGATTTGGTTTATTCGATTAGAGCCGTAAAAAACAATACTTCGGAAGCTGTAAACAGAAGCGATTACAAAATAGTACAAACTCCGCAGTTTTTTCAGACAAGTATTTTAAAAAAGGCTTACCAACAACCATATACCGAAAAGTTCACCGACGATGCATCGGTAGTTGAAAATGCAGGATATTCGGTATCGCTTTGCGAAGGACTGAATAGGAATATAAAAATTACGTATCCGTATGATATTGAAGTTGCTAAAGCAATTAGTGAGTGGTGAGTGGTGAGTGGTGAGTGGTGCGACATTTTCGGTCATTGAGTGCCGATGTTGAGCGAAGCGAAATATCGGTGTATCGAAATGCCGAAAATGGAGAGTAAGATGAGGTTGCGGGTTACGAGTTACGGGTTTCGAGTATCCGCGAATTTGTTATCTTATTCAATATTTCTATAACACATACTTTGTAAAAGATTAGGCAATGTTGTTTAAAAAAGCAGCATTAATTCATCATAAACAGAGAGTTGAAAAACAGAATACTTTATTCATTAGTGAAATAAAATATAAAAACTTTTCTATAATAAAATGCATATTTGTTATTTATGGTGTGCTTTTTGTGCAAAAAAAGTTAAGTGAATTATATATTAACAAAAAAATAGAATAGGTATGAAAAAATTGGTTTTATTAACAACGATTATTGCGTTACTTTTTACAGGTTGTAAAAAGGATAACGGCACGGAACAGCAAAATACTAAATGTGATTTTGTAGGTTTTATGTATTATTATGGTGAGCAATATGATTTAGGAGAAATGCAGAATGATTATATTTTGCTTGGTATTGACAGAAAATACAGCGACGAGCAAATTAGAAGTTTTATTTCAACTGTGAAGCAATTTGACCAGAACTACGAGTATATAATCTACGACCAACAGCATTTCGATGCCAAAGAAATTCCTATAAAGCTTAGGACTGCTCAAACTTGCGAACAAATTACCCAACTAATTTCCTACTTGAAACGAAACCCGATAATATTGTATGCTCATTATACTATGAAGACAGACGATTGTACAAACATGATTTTTGAGAAGATGGGAGATTTATGTGTAAATAGCTACACAAACAATTTTTATGTTTCAGTGTTTGACGAAAACGATTTAACTGCTTTAAACCAAACAATTGAAGAAACAAATACTGAATTGGTAAGACAAAATGGTTCTAGACTTACCCTGTTTACTGTAAGAGCTACCAAAAACTCTAAAGGAGATGCTTTAAAAATGGCAAACTATTTTCAAGAAACAGGTCTATTTGAATATGCCTACCCTCAAAGTGTCAAATATCCTGTTGAATTTGAAATAGAAAAATAAGTGCTAAAAATCTTGCCAAAATACTTTTATGAAATTTTTGCAAGCCGATATTATTTTCCCTGTCTCGTCGGAACCAATTACCAATAGCGTTTTGGTAATTGATGATAGGAACGTTGTTGTAGATATTGTTAGTGCCGACAAAATCGGTTTGCGTGATGATGTAATTTATTACAAAGGGGCGCTTTGTCCGGGTTTTGTTAATACGCATTGTCATTCGGAACTAAGTTGGGCTAAGGGTTTAATTCCTGCCAAAACCGGATTGGATTCTTTTATTAAAAATTTGGAAAAGGCTAAGACTGAAATTAGTAACAGTACGAAAATTGAAAAAATATCGTCGGAATTAGATTTGGCATACAAAAGCGGAACCGTTGCTATGATTGATATTTGCAATACCGACATAAGCATTTCTCCAAAATTAAAAAGTAATATTTTGTTTTACAATCTTATTGAGTTGTACGGTTCTGA
This sequence is a window from Lentimicrobiaceae bacterium. Protein-coding genes within it:
- a CDS encoding 2-C-methyl-D-erythritol 4-phosphate cytidylyltransferase, encoding MELYTAIVLASGDGTRFGDKPKQFAMFIDKPLLLHSIDVFLSDENCDKVVLALSEKLLPLWKEIVAKNPEYSAVNVTIGGDTRFMSVKNSIALDINTEYIAVHDAARPIITKPWLKDIFSHAVKNKSAVPVVDLVYSIRAVKNNTSEAVNRSDYKIVQTPQFFQTSILKKAYQQPYTEKFTDDASVVENAGYSVSLCEGLNRNIKITYPYDIEVAKAISEW